The proteins below come from a single Isoptericola dokdonensis DS-3 genomic window:
- a CDS encoding CDP-glycerol glycerophosphotransferase family protein: MLVDRSAADELVVRMTIADDVASAELSAAALTLLGAEVLDLWVEVMPEEGGPVRRRVAVDREGWDTELAAVSTAEARWYRTVNGRLSVAVAGAGVGVDGGPSVARLADAPGAVELALRLGDVVGDELSLTFRGRTSGLAVEIPVPESLDVEVAHPEVFPLGRQLGDLFLSTPAPGGAVLRRRLRVDTDLDPARASHGLWRWSADAAGRLSVRRATPAETIADSGIFDEEFYRRQVPGLPATVDAVEHYVARGAADGLDPSPMFDTRYYRRAYPDARRVNPLAHYCDFGWRELRNPSPQFDTWWYWSKHLDPAVEDVNPLAHHAASGGAAGLSTRPSRTPSRELGPGYRLPTDRPVRRVCLFAAYDVDGIVDDYVVDYVRELSRFADVYYLADSVMAASELAKLEGVTKGAWAQRHGEYDFGSYRRLAERVGWDVLETYDELLLVNDSCYLLRPLDEVFARMDARACDWWGLQATKGLARTRTAAERLFRAPIPMDSVRYSMIDRFEDDDTYDFHVASYFLAYRTPVLRDPEFRRYLGSVTAQRSKIAIIQKYEIGLTRWLVHHGHAFDTFVTSLYPFHPIFSRWHFTLLDEGFPLLKRFFLTENHYYVPRLKDWTDRVLAVAPDAPVATFERNLRRITDPQKLRASLWIGTEEGVEDPPVPEQRLTPSEFVVADRLSPKHADWWAFPVCAFTENFSGNERAVFEQVKDDPAIRKIVLTRGKEIVVDGVNVDVVPLESPEGQHLLMRSGVILVKHSVARNAVHPVSAELHNIIQVWHGVPFKRIAYASEDFKHMLDAVAAEQSQYRAVIASSRIDSFAMAASFFPLTHGQVWTTGLPRNDFVLQDEQELAPDLSAELHRLRALLAGRRLVLFMPTFRNAQAEAYYRFEPSELEWLGRWLEENNCVLGLREHMADSARVYGTQLAGLPVLDLSDAHFVHPELLYRAADLLITDYSSAFIDYMLTGKPAVSFAFDLESYEIERGGYYDLDQVFPGPIARDFGELREALEDVFDREADPTYALKRKLLHDHVDADSSARVVERIRDLGQQSGLGTWSGERVA; encoded by the coding sequence GTGCTGGTCGACCGGTCCGCGGCCGACGAGCTCGTCGTACGGATGACGATCGCCGACGACGTGGCGTCCGCCGAGCTCTCCGCCGCCGCCCTCACCCTGCTCGGTGCCGAGGTGCTGGACCTGTGGGTCGAGGTGATGCCCGAGGAGGGTGGTCCCGTCCGGCGCCGGGTCGCCGTGGACCGCGAAGGGTGGGACACCGAGCTCGCGGCGGTGTCCACGGCGGAGGCGCGCTGGTACCGCACCGTGAACGGCCGGCTGAGCGTGGCGGTGGCAGGCGCCGGCGTCGGGGTCGACGGAGGTCCGTCGGTGGCCCGTCTCGCCGACGCGCCCGGCGCCGTCGAGCTCGCGCTCCGGCTCGGTGACGTGGTCGGCGACGAGCTCTCTCTGACGTTCCGCGGGCGCACGAGCGGTCTCGCCGTCGAGATCCCCGTGCCGGAGTCCCTCGACGTCGAGGTCGCCCACCCGGAGGTCTTCCCGCTCGGTCGGCAGCTCGGCGACCTCTTCCTCTCCACCCCGGCACCCGGGGGTGCCGTCCTGCGGCGCCGGCTGCGTGTCGACACCGACCTCGACCCGGCCCGCGCGTCGCACGGTCTGTGGCGCTGGTCGGCCGACGCGGCAGGACGCCTGAGCGTCCGCCGCGCCACCCCCGCCGAGACCATCGCGGACTCCGGGATCTTCGACGAGGAGTTCTACCGGCGGCAGGTGCCCGGGCTGCCGGCCACCGTGGACGCCGTCGAGCACTACGTGGCTCGCGGCGCGGCCGACGGGCTGGACCCGTCGCCGATGTTCGACACCCGGTACTACCGCCGGGCCTACCCGGACGCCCGCCGGGTCAACCCGCTGGCCCACTACTGCGACTTCGGCTGGCGGGAGCTGCGGAACCCGTCCCCGCAGTTCGACACGTGGTGGTACTGGTCCAAGCACCTCGACCCGGCCGTCGAGGACGTGAACCCGCTGGCCCACCATGCCGCGTCGGGCGGTGCCGCCGGGCTGTCGACGAGGCCGTCCCGCACGCCCTCGCGCGAGCTCGGCCCGGGCTACCGGCTGCCCACGGACCGGCCGGTGCGCCGGGTGTGCCTGTTCGCGGCGTACGACGTGGACGGGATCGTCGACGACTACGTGGTGGACTACGTGCGCGAGCTGTCGCGGTTCGCGGACGTGTACTACCTGGCGGACTCCGTGATGGCGGCGTCGGAGCTGGCGAAGCTCGAGGGTGTCACGAAGGGTGCCTGGGCGCAGCGGCACGGCGAGTACGACTTCGGGTCGTACCGCCGGCTGGCGGAGCGGGTGGGCTGGGACGTCCTGGAGACCTACGACGAGCTCCTGCTGGTCAACGACAGCTGCTACCTGCTGCGGCCGCTGGACGAGGTCTTCGCCCGCATGGACGCCCGTGCCTGCGACTGGTGGGGGCTGCAGGCGACCAAGGGTCTGGCGCGCACCCGGACGGCAGCGGAGCGGTTGTTCCGCGCACCGATCCCGATGGACTCCGTCCGGTACTCGATGATCGACCGGTTCGAGGACGACGACACGTACGACTTCCACGTCGCGTCCTACTTCCTCGCGTACCGCACGCCCGTGCTCCGCGACCCCGAGTTCCGCCGCTACCTGGGCTCGGTGACGGCGCAGCGCAGCAAGATCGCGATCATCCAGAAGTACGAGATCGGGCTCACCCGCTGGCTGGTCCATCACGGCCACGCCTTCGACACGTTCGTGACGAGCCTCTACCCGTTCCACCCGATCTTCTCGCGGTGGCACTTCACGCTCCTGGACGAGGGCTTCCCGCTGCTCAAGCGGTTCTTCCTCACCGAGAACCACTACTACGTCCCCCGGCTCAAGGACTGGACCGACCGCGTCCTCGCCGTCGCGCCGGACGCCCCCGTGGCCACGTTCGAACGCAACCTCCGGCGGATCACCGACCCGCAGAAGCTCCGCGCGAGCCTGTGGATCGGCACCGAGGAGGGCGTGGAGGACCCACCCGTCCCGGAGCAGCGGCTCACCCCGTCGGAGTTCGTGGTCGCCGACCGGTTGAGCCCCAAGCACGCCGACTGGTGGGCCTTCCCCGTCTGCGCCTTCACGGAGAACTTCTCCGGCAACGAGCGTGCCGTCTTCGAGCAGGTGAAGGACGACCCGGCGATCCGCAAGATCGTGCTCACCCGGGGCAAGGAGATCGTGGTCGACGGCGTGAACGTCGACGTCGTGCCGCTGGAGAGCCCCGAGGGGCAGCACCTGCTGATGCGCTCGGGCGTCATCCTCGTCAAGCACAGCGTGGCGAGGAACGCGGTGCACCCGGTGTCGGCCGAGCTGCACAACATCATCCAGGTGTGGCACGGCGTGCCCTTCAAGCGCATCGCCTACGCCTCCGAGGACTTCAAGCACATGCTCGACGCCGTGGCGGCGGAGCAGTCGCAGTACCGCGCCGTGATCGCGTCCTCCCGGATCGACTCCTTCGCGATGGCGGCGTCGTTCTTCCCGTTGACGCACGGACAGGTGTGGACCACGGGCCTGCCGCGCAACGACTTCGTCCTGCAGGACGAGCAGGAGCTCGCCCCCGACCTGTCGGCGGAGCTGCACAGGCTGCGCGCTCTCCTGGCCGGCCGCCGGCTCGTGCTGTTCATGCCGACGTTCCGCAACGCCCAGGCCGAGGCGTACTACCGGTTCGAGCCCTCCGAGCTGGAGTGGCTGGGCCGCTGGCTGGAGGAGAACAACTGCGTCCTCGGGCTGCGGGAGCACATGGCCGACTCGGCCCGCGTCTACGGCACGCAGCTCGCCGGCCTCCCCGTGCTGGACCTGTCGGACGCGCACTTCGTGCACCCCGAGCTCCTCTACCGGGCGGCGGACCTGCTGATCACGGACTACTCGAGCGCCTTCATCGACTACATGCTCACCGGCAAGCCCGCGGTGAGCTTCGCGTTCGACCTCGAGTCGTACGAGATCGAGCGTGGGGGCTACTACGACCTGGACCAGGTCTTCCCCGGGCCGATCGCGAGGGACTTCGGCGAGCTGCGCGAGGCCCTCGAGGACGTCTTCGACAGGGAGGCCGACCCGACCTACGCCCTGAAGCGGAAGCTGCTGCACGACCACGTCGACGCGGACAGCTCCGCGCGCGTCGTCGAGCGGATCCGTGACCTGGGGCAGCAGAGCGGGCTCGGCACGTGGTCCGGCGAGCGGGTGGCGTGA
- a CDS encoding polysaccharide deacetylase family protein, whose amino-acid sequence MSTPGTTPTPRHRRWWVVALVVVLLAAVVVVAGVLEHRAWEDTVARYEADVAAQAAEAQGSRAAAEAAYTAGHDDLTAAIDAGVPVLAASEDQVADDDVRRSLVQALDHAETLRDTPVTYPVHTSVVAAVSRPNPLRSQTLPAVEAEVVEASDPSPDDLDASAAAVTDATEAVVEARRQWAYDALGPAVTDARDALTDLTGESVDAATEQELVEAVTAAGTILDAGPDAVDAEAAVELRDTLLDTTEALWTDRIDRVVTARRAAAQADGVDCTVDRCVALTFDDGPVADTRRLLRVLERRKAPATFFLVGANVERNPEIARAVVDAGHLVANHSWNHPQLTTLDDAEVREELRSTTDAIVDATGFRPYLVRPPYGDVDDRVRGISLRSGLDTVLWSLDSDDWRTRDAEQVHDDVMARVEDGSNVLLHDIHPTTVDAVGKLVRDLRKEGFTLVTVDLLVEPEQS is encoded by the coding sequence ATGAGCACCCCGGGCACGACGCCGACGCCTCGCCACCGGCGGTGGTGGGTCGTCGCGCTGGTCGTGGTGCTGCTCGCGGCGGTGGTCGTGGTGGCGGGAGTCCTGGAGCACCGGGCCTGGGAGGACACGGTCGCTCGGTACGAGGCGGACGTCGCCGCGCAGGCGGCGGAGGCCCAGGGGTCGCGCGCCGCGGCGGAGGCGGCCTACACGGCGGGCCACGACGACCTGACGGCGGCGATCGACGCGGGCGTCCCGGTGCTCGCGGCGAGCGAGGACCAGGTCGCCGACGACGACGTCCGCCGGTCCCTCGTGCAGGCGCTGGACCATGCCGAGACGCTGCGGGACACGCCGGTCACGTACCCGGTGCACACGAGCGTGGTGGCGGCGGTGAGCCGCCCGAACCCGTTGCGGTCGCAGACGCTGCCCGCGGTCGAGGCGGAGGTCGTGGAGGCGTCCGACCCGAGCCCGGACGACCTGGACGCCTCGGCCGCCGCGGTCACCGACGCCACGGAAGCGGTCGTCGAGGCCCGGAGGCAGTGGGCGTACGACGCCCTGGGCCCTGCCGTGACCGACGCCCGGGACGCCCTGACCGACCTGACCGGCGAGTCCGTCGACGCCGCGACGGAGCAGGAGCTGGTGGAGGCCGTGACCGCGGCCGGCACGATCCTCGACGCCGGGCCGGACGCCGTCGACGCGGAGGCCGCCGTCGAGCTGCGCGACACCCTGCTGGACACCACCGAGGCCCTGTGGACGGACCGGATCGACCGGGTCGTCACGGCCCGGCGCGCGGCCGCGCAGGCCGACGGCGTCGACTGCACGGTGGACCGGTGCGTCGCCCTGACCTTCGACGACGGCCCCGTCGCGGACACGCGGCGGCTGCTGCGGGTCCTGGAGCGCAGGAAGGCTCCCGCGACGTTCTTCCTGGTGGGCGCCAACGTCGAGCGCAACCCCGAGATCGCGCGCGCCGTCGTCGACGCCGGTCACCTCGTGGCGAACCACTCGTGGAACCACCCGCAGCTCACGACGCTCGACGACGCCGAGGTCCGCGAGGAGCTGCGCAGCACCACCGACGCGATCGTCGACGCCACGGGATTCCGGCCCTACCTCGTGCGCCCGCCGTACGGCGACGTCGACGACCGGGTGCGCGGCATCTCCCTGCGCAGCGGCCTCGACACCGTCCTGTGGTCCCTCGACTCCGACGACTGGCGCACCCGCGACGCCGAGCAGGTGCACGACGACGTGATGGCCCGCGTCGAGGACGGCAGCAACGTCCTGCTGCACGACATCCACCCGACGACGGTCGACGCCGTCGGGAAGCTGGTCCGCGACCTGCGCAAGGAGGGCTTCACGCTGGTCACGGTCGACCTCCTGGTCGAGCCCGAGCAGTCCTGA
- a CDS encoding zinc-binding dehydrogenase, with amino-acid sequence MSSTMQAVRFAHHGGPEVLELVEVAVPAPAAGDVLVRVDAVALNNTDLWTREGSYGLPGEPEALAGWRGPLDLPRIQGADVAGRVDAVGAGVDAHLVGRRVVVDPADYDGDGPAAHPVGLLGSERDGGYAEYVTAPADQVHDMESSPLTDDQLAALPTAYGTALGMIERGDLAEGETVLVTGASGGVGLAAVQLAHARGARVLAVSSGSKLDDVRAAGADVVLDRGADLAAQVRESAPDGVDVVLDVVAGDLLADGLPLLAEGGRWVVAGALGGYEVAFDVRRLYLHNLRLVGSSMHTRDHFALLMDLAREGAVRPVVAATYPLDAAARAQEDLARRTHVGKLVLHP; translated from the coding sequence GTGAGCAGCACCATGCAGGCCGTCCGCTTCGCCCACCACGGCGGCCCCGAGGTCCTGGAGCTCGTGGAGGTGGCCGTCCCCGCACCGGCGGCCGGTGACGTGCTCGTCCGGGTCGACGCGGTCGCGCTCAACAACACCGACCTGTGGACGCGTGAAGGCTCCTACGGGTTGCCGGGCGAGCCGGAGGCGCTCGCCGGCTGGCGCGGACCGCTCGACCTGCCGCGCATCCAGGGGGCCGACGTCGCCGGACGCGTCGACGCCGTCGGCGCAGGCGTCGACGCGCACCTGGTGGGCCGACGCGTCGTCGTCGACCCCGCGGACTACGACGGTGACGGGCCGGCCGCCCATCCCGTCGGGCTCCTCGGCAGCGAGCGCGACGGGGGCTACGCCGAGTACGTCACCGCTCCCGCCGACCAGGTGCACGACATGGAGTCCTCACCGCTCACCGACGACCAGCTCGCCGCCCTCCCGACGGCCTACGGGACCGCGCTGGGGATGATCGAGCGCGGGGACCTCGCCGAGGGGGAGACCGTCCTCGTGACCGGGGCGTCGGGCGGCGTCGGGCTGGCGGCCGTGCAGCTCGCCCACGCCCGTGGTGCGCGGGTGCTCGCCGTGAGCAGCGGGTCCAAGCTCGACGACGTCCGCGCGGCCGGGGCGGACGTCGTGCTCGACCGCGGTGCCGACCTCGCCGCCCAGGTCCGGGAATCGGCCCCCGACGGCGTCGACGTCGTGCTCGACGTCGTCGCCGGAGACCTGCTCGCCGACGGGCTCCCGCTCCTGGCCGAGGGCGGGCGCTGGGTGGTCGCGGGCGCCCTCGGCGGGTACGAGGTGGCGTTCGACGTCCGTCGCCTCTACCTGCACAACCTCCGGCTCGTCGGCTCGTCGATGCACACCCGGGACCACTTCGCGCTCCTGATGGACCTCGCGCGAGAAGGCGCCGTCCGACCGGTCGTCGCCGCGACCTACCCGCTCGACGCCGCCGCGCGCGCCCAGGAGGACCTGGCGCGGCGCACCCACGTGGGCAAGCTCGTCCTGCACCCCTGA
- a CDS encoding TetR/AcrR family transcriptional regulator: MAPEPALSPAARRIVETAEALFHERGITAVGVDLVAERSGVTKRTLYNRFGSKDRLVAACLTARATRWRTDVLDAVAAATDPVDALLAPFEALREWTAASTRGCGFVNALAELPDPEHPGHGVAVGQKAWLLDLLTDLAAAAGSPDPGALATRLLIVHEGALATRPTGLDTLDAAVGLARSLVRQDRPPAATG, translated from the coding sequence ATGGCACCGGAGCCCGCCCTCTCCCCCGCCGCCCGCCGCATCGTCGAGACGGCCGAGGCGCTCTTCCACGAGCGCGGCATCACCGCCGTCGGCGTCGACCTCGTCGCCGAGCGGTCCGGCGTCACCAAGCGGACCCTCTACAACCGGTTCGGGTCGAAGGACCGGCTCGTGGCTGCGTGCCTCACCGCCCGCGCGACCCGCTGGCGCACCGACGTCCTCGACGCCGTGGCCGCGGCCACCGATCCCGTCGACGCCCTCCTCGCGCCGTTCGAGGCGCTGCGGGAGTGGACCGCGGCGAGCACCCGCGGTTGCGGGTTCGTCAACGCGCTCGCCGAGCTCCCCGACCCTGAGCATCCCGGGCACGGCGTCGCCGTGGGTCAGAAGGCGTGGCTGCTGGACCTGCTGACCGACCTGGCGGCCGCCGCGGGGTCGCCCGATCCGGGCGCGCTCGCGACCCGGCTGCTGATCGTCCACGAGGGGGCGCTCGCCACCAGGCCGACGGGTCTGGACACCCTGGACGCCGCCGTCGGCCTGGCCCGGTCGCTCGTCCGCCAGGACCGTCCGCCCGCCGCGACCGGCTGA
- a CDS encoding response regulator: MTAVRVVVVDDHPVFRLGMVALLGSLAGIDVVGEAASVAAARALLGLDGDRGVDVDVVLADLDLGDGSGVDLTRDLSRSRPDVRVLVVSMHETDDAVVAAVRAGARGYLVKSASPEEVERAVLAVAGGAMILSPTVAERAMAYVVGGRASARVPFPQLTDREREVLDLVAAGLDNTAISRRLALSPKTVRNVVANVLTKLALRDRSAAIVRAREEGLGG, from the coding sequence GTGACGGCGGTGCGGGTCGTCGTCGTGGACGACCACCCCGTGTTCCGGCTCGGCATGGTCGCGCTGCTCGGGTCGCTCGCCGGGATCGACGTCGTCGGGGAGGCGGCGTCCGTCGCCGCGGCACGCGCCCTCCTCGGCCTCGACGGGGACCGTGGCGTGGACGTCGACGTCGTCCTGGCGGACCTCGACCTCGGCGACGGCTCCGGCGTCGACCTCACCCGTGACCTCTCCCGCAGCCGGCCCGACGTGCGCGTGCTGGTGGTGTCCATGCACGAGACCGACGACGCGGTGGTGGCCGCCGTCCGTGCCGGAGCGCGCGGCTACCTCGTGAAGTCCGCGTCGCCCGAGGAGGTGGAGCGGGCCGTCCTCGCCGTCGCGGGGGGCGCCATGATCCTGTCGCCCACCGTCGCCGAGCGCGCCATGGCGTACGTCGTCGGCGGCCGCGCGAGCGCCCGCGTCCCGTTCCCGCAGCTCACCGACCGGGAGCGGGAGGTGCTCGACCTCGTCGCCGCCGGCCTCGACAACACCGCCATCTCCCGGCGGCTCGCGCTCAGCCCCAAGACCGTCCGCAACGTCGTCGCGAACGTGCTCACCAAGCTCGCCCTCCGCGACCGCTCCGCCGCCATCGTCCGGGCCCGGGAGGAAGGGCTGGGCGGCTGA
- a CDS encoding sensor histidine kinase produces the protein MAEPGPGRAGLPRTAWTVAGIAWALGVSAIVLQLASGVTMLLGDLLFVVVDATVAIVYGTVAGVILARRPHVVGWLVALAALGGGIAALGGAWRSFASSRPGLPPLDTLTAAYGWAWVPGTIGLFVLVPWFVRSGRPGIGGWCGVAGGVAVIAAFFLAPPDDPRPAILAVVVMGLVTAAATAWRWRRGPVADRRGLGLLALGVALMALSFLPLLATWASTQVTYLLPLTHLACQALFPAAILVCVLRNRLWGIDLVLSRATVAAMLALGLALVYAVVVVVATTVVDGPAAQVVAAVGVAVAVQPLHAWLRGRVRTLVYGDGRDPGRAAISLGQHLASAADADELVTALAAGVREALRLDSVTVERFDAAPAPDATTPAAVRDDVRDVVHGGRLLGRVHVAPRAGERLDRRTQDALDQLLPVLGAGLALAQTARDLEVARDATTRARLAERRVIRRELHDGIGPWLSGLRLGLQGARNVVAADPVAAAQVLDALGEEVGQRMEDVRALSRSLLPPALDDLGLEAALGELAGRQALGGFVVDLRCDPFVGLDPRVAAAAYAIASESVVNAARHSGVGECRLTVEAHADVLHLTCTDAGRGLGDDATAGVGSRSMRERAAELGGTLAVDVVHPGEPRPGTRVHAVLPLVPGGVTLAAPGAAR, from the coding sequence GTGGCCGAGCCCGGGCCCGGCCGCGCCGGGCTGCCTCGCACCGCGTGGACCGTGGCCGGGATCGCGTGGGCCCTCGGGGTGTCCGCGATCGTGCTGCAGCTCGCCTCCGGCGTCACGATGCTGCTCGGCGACCTGCTGTTCGTCGTCGTCGACGCGACCGTGGCGATCGTCTACGGCACCGTCGCCGGCGTGATCCTCGCCCGGCGGCCGCACGTCGTCGGCTGGCTCGTGGCGCTCGCCGCGCTCGGCGGCGGGATCGCCGCGCTGGGCGGCGCCTGGCGGAGCTTCGCGTCCTCCCGGCCCGGCCTGCCGCCGCTGGACACCCTCACCGCCGCGTACGGCTGGGCCTGGGTCCCGGGCACGATCGGTCTGTTCGTCCTCGTGCCGTGGTTCGTCAGGTCGGGACGTCCCGGAATCGGCGGCTGGTGCGGCGTCGCCGGCGGGGTCGCCGTCATCGCGGCCTTCTTCCTCGCTCCGCCCGACGACCCGCGCCCCGCGATCCTCGCCGTCGTCGTCATGGGGCTCGTCACCGCGGCCGCCACGGCCTGGCGCTGGCGCCGCGGCCCCGTCGCCGACCGCCGCGGTCTCGGGCTGCTGGCGCTCGGCGTCGCCCTCATGGCGCTGTCGTTCCTGCCGCTGCTCGCCACCTGGGCATCGACGCAGGTCACCTACCTGCTGCCCCTCACCCACCTCGCCTGCCAGGCGCTGTTCCCCGCCGCGATCCTCGTGTGCGTCCTGCGCAACCGGTTGTGGGGCATCGACCTCGTCCTGTCCCGCGCGACCGTCGCCGCGATGCTCGCCCTCGGCCTGGCCCTCGTCTACGCGGTGGTCGTCGTGGTCGCCACCACGGTCGTCGACGGTCCCGCGGCGCAGGTGGTCGCCGCCGTCGGGGTCGCGGTCGCCGTCCAGCCGCTGCACGCGTGGCTGCGCGGCCGTGTGCGCACCCTCGTCTACGGCGACGGTCGTGACCCGGGGCGGGCGGCGATCAGCCTCGGGCAGCACCTCGCCTCGGCCGCCGACGCCGACGAGCTCGTCACGGCGCTCGCGGCAGGTGTGCGGGAGGCGCTGCGGCTCGACTCCGTGACGGTCGAGCGGTTCGACGCGGCCCCCGCCCCGGACGCGACGACGCCCGCTGCGGTGCGCGACGACGTGCGCGACGTGGTGCACGGCGGCCGGCTCCTCGGCCGGGTTCACGTCGCCCCGCGGGCGGGGGAGCGGCTGGACCGCCGCACCCAGGACGCCCTCGACCAGCTCCTGCCCGTGCTCGGCGCGGGACTCGCGCTCGCGCAGACCGCGCGCGACCTCGAGGTCGCGCGGGACGCCACCACCCGGGCCCGCCTCGCCGAGCGGCGGGTGATCCGCCGCGAGCTGCACGACGGCATCGGCCCGTGGCTGAGCGGCCTGCGGCTCGGGCTGCAGGGGGCGCGCAACGTCGTCGCCGCCGACCCGGTCGCCGCCGCGCAGGTGCTCGACGCGCTCGGCGAGGAGGTGGGGCAGCGCATGGAGGACGTGCGCGCGCTGTCGCGCAGCCTGCTCCCGCCGGCGCTGGACGACCTCGGCCTGGAGGCCGCCCTCGGCGAGCTCGCGGGACGGCAGGCGCTCGGCGGGTTCGTCGTCGACCTGCGGTGCGACCCGTTCGTCGGGCTCGACCCGCGGGTCGCGGCCGCCGCGTACGCCATCGCGAGCGAGTCGGTGGTCAACGCCGCCCGGCACTCCGGCGTCGGCGAGTGCCGCCTCACGGTCGAGGCGCACGCCGACGTGCTCCATCTGACCTGCACCGACGCCGGGCGTGGTCTCGGCGACGACGCCACCGCGGGCGTGGGCTCGCGGTCCATGCGGGAGCGGGCCGCCGAGCTCGGCGGGACGCTCGCCGTCGACGTCGTCCACCCCGGGGAGCCGCGGCCCGGGACGCGCGTGCACGCCGTGCTGCCGCTCGTGCCCGGCGGCGTGACGCTCGCCGCGCCCGGAGCGGCGCGGTGA
- a CDS encoding SDR family oxidoreductase encodes MAPRQHDVEIPGLAGRRALVTGASDGVGLEIAARLAAAGAEVLMPVRNQAKGAHAAELIRGRTPDAELVLHDLDLSSLASVAALGGKLVADGAPIHLLVNNAGVMTPPTRQTTADGYELQLGTNHLGHAALTAHLLPLLRAGRARVVSQTSIAARRATIDWDDLDAERSYDGMRVYGQSKLACALFGLELSRRSRAAGWGITSAVSHPGVAPTSLLAARPEVDRAQDTREVRVIRWLSARGLVVGTPATAALPAVLAATAPDADGRFYGPQGIGHLGGRAGEQKPWAPLHDVEDAARLWTVTEELTGVPLA; translated from the coding sequence ATGGCACCCCGGCAGCACGACGTCGAGATCCCCGGCCTGGCGGGACGGAGGGCGTTGGTCACCGGCGCGAGCGACGGCGTCGGGCTCGAGATCGCCGCGCGGCTCGCCGCCGCCGGGGCCGAGGTGCTGATGCCCGTGCGCAACCAGGCCAAGGGAGCGCACGCCGCCGAGCTGATCCGTGGGCGTACCCCGGACGCCGAGCTCGTGCTGCACGACCTCGACCTCTCGTCGCTGGCGTCGGTCGCCGCCCTCGGCGGCAAGCTCGTGGCGGACGGCGCGCCGATCCACCTGCTCGTCAACAACGCGGGCGTCATGACACCGCCGACCCGGCAGACCACGGCCGACGGGTACGAGCTCCAGCTGGGCACGAACCACCTCGGGCACGCCGCGCTCACCGCCCACCTGCTCCCGCTGCTGCGGGCCGGCCGGGCACGCGTCGTGTCGCAGACGAGCATCGCGGCACGGCGCGCGACGATCGACTGGGACGACCTGGACGCGGAGCGCTCGTACGACGGCATGCGGGTGTACGGGCAGTCGAAGCTCGCCTGCGCGTTGTTCGGGCTGGAGCTGTCCCGGCGCAGCCGGGCCGCGGGCTGGGGGATCACCAGTGCCGTGTCCCACCCCGGCGTGGCCCCGACGAGCCTGCTCGCCGCCCGCCCCGAGGTGGACCGCGCGCAGGACACCCGTGAGGTCCGGGTCATCCGGTGGCTCTCCGCCCGCGGGCTGGTCGTGGGGACCCCCGCGACCGCGGCCCTGCCCGCGGTGCTGGCCGCCACCGCCCCGGACGCGGACGGCCGGTTCTACGGACCGCAGGGGATCGGGCACCTGGGCGGTCGTGCGGGCGAGCAGAAGCCGTGGGCTCCGCTGCACGACGTCGAGGATGCGGCCCGCCTGTGGACGGTCACGGAGGAGCTGACAGGGGTCCCGTTGGCCTGA
- a CDS encoding TIGR03086 family metal-binding protein, with protein sequence MFDLSPATHEMLRLVTGVRDDQLDLPTPCAEWSVAELLAHVHQLAAVFTANARKAPARPPTTLVDGWRAAVPVQLDALACAWREPSAWEGRVTAGGVPMAARDNAVVAVEELTVHGWDLARATGQEIVVDDDRLDHVDRFFELFGDDPFGPAVRAPDDASRLQRVVARTGRDPRWSPA encoded by the coding sequence ATGTTCGACCTCTCCCCTGCGACCCACGAGATGCTCCGGCTCGTCACCGGCGTCCGCGACGACCAGCTCGACCTGCCCACGCCGTGCGCCGAGTGGTCGGTCGCCGAGCTGCTCGCCCACGTCCATCAGCTCGCCGCCGTGTTCACCGCCAACGCCCGCAAGGCACCGGCGCGCCCACCGACCACGCTCGTCGACGGCTGGCGCGCCGCCGTCCCCGTGCAGCTCGACGCGCTGGCGTGCGCCTGGCGCGAACCGTCCGCCTGGGAGGGCCGGGTGACGGCCGGCGGCGTGCCCATGGCGGCACGGGACAACGCCGTCGTCGCCGTCGAGGAGCTGACGGTGCACGGCTGGGACCTGGCCCGGGCCACCGGGCAGGAGATCGTCGTGGACGACGACCGGCTCGACCACGTGGACCGGTTCTTCGAGCTGTTCGGCGACGACCCGTTCGGTCCGGCGGTCCGCGCGCCCGACGACGCGTCCCGCCTGCAACGGGTCGTCGCCCGCACCGGCCGCGACCCGCGGTGGTCCCCGGCCTGA